CGATGGCAACGATTAGTGGTCTGTTGTTTGGAATGATCGCGGGCTGACGTCCCTCGTTGAGAAAGGAAATCACTGCCATGAAGAAGCTTCAAATCCTCGGAACAGGCTGCCCAAAGTGCCAAAAGCTGGCGGAAACAGCGGAGGCAGCGGCACAAGAGCTGGGCATCGAGTATGAACTGGAGAAGGTAAAGGAAATCGATCGGATCATGGCATTCGGAGTGATGCTTACTCCGGCGCTGGCCGTGGACGGGGAAGTGAAAGTATCGGGCAAGGTGCCATCCGTCCAGGAAATTAAAGAGATGATCGTGTAACTATCGAAAAAGGAGACGAGTCATGTCAGGTCAGTGTTCGTG
Above is a window of Candidatus Hydrogenedentota bacterium DNA encoding:
- a CDS encoding TM0996/MTH895 family glutaredoxin-like protein, encoding MKKLQILGTGCPKCQKLAETAEAAAQELGIEYELEKVKEIDRIMAFGVMLTPALAVDGEVKVSGKVPSVQEIKEMIV